The Gadus macrocephalus chromosome 13, ASM3116895v1 genome includes a window with the following:
- the apof gene encoding uncharacterized protein apof, translated as MMCSQMRWLLVIQLLLTEQALCRSTSPLAHRSAPLPSSNLQDGDGSTRPAGQSVLGSRPHGGFKHFPVHEGQRIHSAKRMISLLREKLVGQIHNHIQSQENVSCEELLSASTMEDPRSPLFPQELLGLSLVPVLAVADCHQEAVALMLQLYDLLGVADTEELLVEVEALIERRISRAVASTAAAAAAAATSPPPPAETQRVDEMQMEAVMFNIQQLARESKTLQGTSGREKHWEVCEGWAQVNGTLLLGKAVEGPSEGLEEALRACESLGLQCAGIAHGGGGGLLKAGRSKYSAVLKKGSRVVPAADSSDCWLRVCRAEKEPWSPAAGRRWRRGADDDRCSDRKEQNIYSVVEWIPAVGTLYSLGTAMYYASLNCTETARERALLSAVDLGTDALMAVTGGTAGVAGYALGAGVKTGVKASLKYLLGSMKDEDLLVNQYTWEEEVLRMQED; from the coding sequence ATGATGTGCTCCCAGATGAGGTGGCTGCTGGTGATCCAGCTGCTGCTGACCGAGCAGGCCCTGTGTAGGTCCACCTCTCCTCTGGCCCACAGGAGCGCTCCACTCCCCAGCTCCAACCTCCAGGACGGCGACGGGTCAACGAGACCGGCCGGACAGAGCGTGCTGGGCTCCAGGCCCCATGGCGGGTTCAAGCACTTCCCGGTTCACGAGGGCCAACGGATCCACTCGGCCAAGCGCATGATCTCGCTCCTCAGGGAAAAGCTTGTGGGTCAGATCCACAACCACATCCAGAGTCAGGAGAACGTGAGCTGTGAGGAGCTACTGTCTGCCAGCACCATGGAGGACCCCCGGTCCCCCCTGTTCCCCCAGGAGCTCCTGGGCCTGTCCCTGGTGCCCGTGCTGGCGGTGGCGGACTGCCACCAGGAGGCGGTGGCCCTGATGCTGCAGCTCTACGACCTGCTGGGGGTGGCAGACAcggaggagctgctggtggaggtggaggccctgATAGAGAGGCGGATCAGCCGCGCCGTAGCctccacggcggcggcggcggcggcggcggccacctCCCCGCCCCCGCCGGCAGAGACCCAGCGGGTGGACGAAATGCAAATGGAGGCCGTGATGTTCAACATCCAGCAGCTGGCAAGGGAGAGTAAGACCCTCCAGGGGACCTCCGGGAGGGAGAAGCACTGGGAGGTGTGTGAGGGCTGGGCCCAGGTCAACGGGACCCTGCTGCTGGGGAAGGCGGTGGAGGGACCGTcggaggggctggaggaggcgCTGAGGGCCTGCGAGAGCCTGGGACTCCAGTGTGCGGGGATAgcccacggcggcggcggcggcctcctcAAGGCGGGCCGGAGCAAGTACAGCGCGGTGCTGAAGAAGGGGAGCCGCGTGGTGCCGGCGGCCGACTCCTCCGACTGCTGGCTCCGCGTGTGCCGAGCGGAGAAGGAGCCGTGGTCCCCGGCGGCCGGCCGCCGCTGGAGGCGCGGCGCCGACGACGACCGCTGCAGCGACAGGAAGGAGCAGAACATCTACAGCGTGGTGGAGTGGATCCCCGCCGTCGGCACGCTGTACAGCCTGGGCACCGCCATGTACTACGCCTCGCTCAACTGCACGGAGACGGCGCGCGAGAGGGCCCTCCTGAGCGCCGTGGACCTGGGCACGGACGCTCTGATGGCGGTCACGGGGGGCACGGCGGGCGTGGCCGGCTACGCCCTGGGGGCGGGCGTGAAGACGGGCGTGAAGGCCAGCCTCAAGTACCTCCTGGGCTCCATGAAGGACGAGGACCTGCTGGTGAACCAGTAcacctgggaggaggaggtcctccGCATGCAGGAGGACTGA